From the genome of Orcinus orca chromosome 5, mOrcOrc1.1, whole genome shotgun sequence, one region includes:
- the CD86 gene encoding T-lymphocyte activation antigen CD86 isoform X2 — translation MGICDSTMGLRNTLVVMALLLSGAASLESQAFFNETGDLPCHFPNSQNLSLDDLVIFWQDQNKLVLYELYRGQENPHNVHPKYIGRTSFDQDSWTLRLHNVQIKDKGSYQCFIHHKGPQGLIPTYQMSSDLSVLANFSQPEINLIPNQTENSNIINLTCSSTQGYPEPQRMYILVKTKNSTTEYDTVMKKSQNNITELYNISISMSFSIPLETNVSIFCVLQLEPTKTLLFSPPCNIDAKPPVPSPPVPDHILWIAALLVTLVVVCGMVFFLTLKKRKKPQAGPSKECETIKVEGTESEQTEKRVELQESERSDEAQCDINISETASGDKSATHF, via the exons GTGCTGCTTCCTTGGAAAGTCAGGCATTTTTCAATGAGACTGGAGACCTGCCATGCCACTTTCCAAACTCGCAAAACCTAAGCCTGGATGACCTGGTGATATTTTGGCAGGACCAGAATAAGTTGGTTCTCTATGAGCTGTACAGAGGCCAAGAGAATCCTCACAATGTTCATCCCAAGTATATAGGCCGCACGAGCTTTGACCAGGACAGTTGGACACTGCGACTCCACAACGTTCAGATCAAGGACAAGGGCTCGTATCAATGTTTCATCCATCATAAAGGACCCCAAGGACTGATTCCCACCTACCAGATGAGCTCTGACCTGTCAGTGCTGG CTAACTTCAGTCaaccagaaataaatctaattcCTAATCAAACAGAAAATTCTAACATCATAAATTTGACCTGCTCATCTACACAAGGTTACCCAGAACCTCAGAGGATGTACATATTGGTAAAAACTAAGAATTCTACTACTGAGTATGACACTGTCATGaagaaatctcaaaataatatCACAGAACTGTACAACATTTCTATCAgcatgtctttttccatccctcttGAAACAAACGTGAGCATCTTCTGTGTCTTGCAACTTGAGCCAACGAAGACACTGCTTTTCTCACCACCTTGCAATATAG ATGCAAAGCCACCTGTGCCAAGCCCCCCTGTCCCAGACCACATCCTCTGGATTGCAGCTCTACTTGTAACATTGGTCGTTGTGTGTGGGATGGTGTTCTTTCTAACactaaagaaaaggaagaagccGCAGGCTGGCCCCTCTAAAGAATGTG AAACCATCAAAGTGGAGGGGACAGAGAGTGAACAGACTGAGAAAAG AGTAGAACTCCAAGAATCTGAAAGATCTGATGAAGCCCAGTGTGATATTAACATTTCAGAGACAGCCTCAGGCGACAAAAGTGCTACGCATTTTTAA
- the CD86 gene encoding T-lymphocyte activation antigen CD86 isoform X1, producing the protein MPRQLPQQQKPVKMGLGCTMGLRNTLVVMALLLSGAASLESQAFFNETGDLPCHFPNSQNLSLDDLVIFWQDQNKLVLYELYRGQENPHNVHPKYIGRTSFDQDSWTLRLHNVQIKDKGSYQCFIHHKGPQGLIPTYQMSSDLSVLANFSQPEINLIPNQTENSNIINLTCSSTQGYPEPQRMYILVKTKNSTTEYDTVMKKSQNNITELYNISISMSFSIPLETNVSIFCVLQLEPTKTLLFSPPCNIDAKPPVPSPPVPDHILWIAALLVTLVVVCGMVFFLTLKKRKKPQAGPSKECETIKVEGTESEQTEKRVELQESERSDEAQCDINISETASGDKSATHF; encoded by the exons GTGCTGCTTCCTTGGAAAGTCAGGCATTTTTCAATGAGACTGGAGACCTGCCATGCCACTTTCCAAACTCGCAAAACCTAAGCCTGGATGACCTGGTGATATTTTGGCAGGACCAGAATAAGTTGGTTCTCTATGAGCTGTACAGAGGCCAAGAGAATCCTCACAATGTTCATCCCAAGTATATAGGCCGCACGAGCTTTGACCAGGACAGTTGGACACTGCGACTCCACAACGTTCAGATCAAGGACAAGGGCTCGTATCAATGTTTCATCCATCATAAAGGACCCCAAGGACTGATTCCCACCTACCAGATGAGCTCTGACCTGTCAGTGCTGG CTAACTTCAGTCaaccagaaataaatctaattcCTAATCAAACAGAAAATTCTAACATCATAAATTTGACCTGCTCATCTACACAAGGTTACCCAGAACCTCAGAGGATGTACATATTGGTAAAAACTAAGAATTCTACTACTGAGTATGACACTGTCATGaagaaatctcaaaataatatCACAGAACTGTACAACATTTCTATCAgcatgtctttttccatccctcttGAAACAAACGTGAGCATCTTCTGTGTCTTGCAACTTGAGCCAACGAAGACACTGCTTTTCTCACCACCTTGCAATATAG ATGCAAAGCCACCTGTGCCAAGCCCCCCTGTCCCAGACCACATCCTCTGGATTGCAGCTCTACTTGTAACATTGGTCGTTGTGTGTGGGATGGTGTTCTTTCTAACactaaagaaaaggaagaagccGCAGGCTGGCCCCTCTAAAGAATGTG AAACCATCAAAGTGGAGGGGACAGAGAGTGAACAGACTGAGAAAAG AGTAGAACTCCAAGAATCTGAAAGATCTGATGAAGCCCAGTGTGATATTAACATTTCAGAGACAGCCTCAGGCGACAAAAGTGCTACGCATTTTTAA
- the CD86 gene encoding T-lymphocyte activation antigen CD86 isoform X3 — translation MGLRNTLVVMALLLSGAASLESQAFFNETGDLPCHFPNSQNLSLDDLVIFWQDQNKLVLYELYRGQENPHNVHPKYIGRTSFDQDSWTLRLHNVQIKDKGSYQCFIHHKGPQGLIPTYQMSSDLSVLANFSQPEINLIPNQTENSNIINLTCSSTQGYPEPQRMYILVKTKNSTTEYDTVMKKSQNNITELYNISISMSFSIPLETNVSIFCVLQLEPTKTLLFSPPCNIDAKPPVPSPPVPDHILWIAALLVTLVVVCGMVFFLTLKKRKKPQAGPSKECETIKVEGTESEQTEKRVELQESERSDEAQCDINISETASGDKSATHF, via the exons GTGCTGCTTCCTTGGAAAGTCAGGCATTTTTCAATGAGACTGGAGACCTGCCATGCCACTTTCCAAACTCGCAAAACCTAAGCCTGGATGACCTGGTGATATTTTGGCAGGACCAGAATAAGTTGGTTCTCTATGAGCTGTACAGAGGCCAAGAGAATCCTCACAATGTTCATCCCAAGTATATAGGCCGCACGAGCTTTGACCAGGACAGTTGGACACTGCGACTCCACAACGTTCAGATCAAGGACAAGGGCTCGTATCAATGTTTCATCCATCATAAAGGACCCCAAGGACTGATTCCCACCTACCAGATGAGCTCTGACCTGTCAGTGCTGG CTAACTTCAGTCaaccagaaataaatctaattcCTAATCAAACAGAAAATTCTAACATCATAAATTTGACCTGCTCATCTACACAAGGTTACCCAGAACCTCAGAGGATGTACATATTGGTAAAAACTAAGAATTCTACTACTGAGTATGACACTGTCATGaagaaatctcaaaataatatCACAGAACTGTACAACATTTCTATCAgcatgtctttttccatccctcttGAAACAAACGTGAGCATCTTCTGTGTCTTGCAACTTGAGCCAACGAAGACACTGCTTTTCTCACCACCTTGCAATATAG ATGCAAAGCCACCTGTGCCAAGCCCCCCTGTCCCAGACCACATCCTCTGGATTGCAGCTCTACTTGTAACATTGGTCGTTGTGTGTGGGATGGTGTTCTTTCTAACactaaagaaaaggaagaagccGCAGGCTGGCCCCTCTAAAGAATGTG AAACCATCAAAGTGGAGGGGACAGAGAGTGAACAGACTGAGAAAAG AGTAGAACTCCAAGAATCTGAAAGATCTGATGAAGCCCAGTGTGATATTAACATTTCAGAGACAGCCTCAGGCGACAAAAGTGCTACGCATTTTTAA